TCCTCGACGACTGACCGGCACCCCGACCGTCAGCCTCCGCAGCCGCCCACCCGCCGCGTACTCAGCGCGATGTCGTCCAGCCGGACGTCGTACGACGACGGGCTGGGGTTCGCCTGGTACAACTGCCAGCCCAGCTTGAGCTTGTCGAACGTGGGGAAGACGAAGTCGTCCGCCGTGCCGCCGTGCTGCTGCGTGGAGACGGTCAGGTCGGACTGTGCCACGCCGTCCAGGTACACGGTGACCCGGTTGTCGGTGGCGTCCAGGTGGAACTCGACGCACTGCCACTTCCCGGAGACGGCCGGGGCGGACGTCCTCCAGTCGGTCCAGTCACCGGTGGGACCCAGATCGGAGCCCACACCCCAGAAGTTGCCCTTGTCGGTGGGCGCGTACTGGCCGCCGATAGGGCGGACGAGCGTGGGGGAGTCGGGGCCTGAGGCCTCCGCGAGGGTCCAGTGCGCCCAGTCGGGAGCCGTAGGAAACTCGGCCACCCGCAGTCGCATCCGCGCCCAGAAGCTGTTGCCGGGCGGGGCGAGGTCGGACAGGACGAAGAAGGCACGTCCGTTGCCCTCGGTACGGATACTCAGCTCACGGCCCCGGCCGTCGGCACTGGGCTCGACAGTCAGCGTGCCGTTGGACGTATCGGTGGTCCAGCCCCGGCCCCGGGTGACCGGGCCGAGGGGGAGACGGTTGAAGTTCTCCCGGACGAGCGTGCCGTCGTACGTCTGATGTGGGGCGGGAGTTGCCGAGGCAGTGGGGGGTATCGCGATCAGGATCGCGGCCGCGGCCGACAGTACGGCGGCGGCCTTCCTCAGGGCGTTCATGTGCGCAGTCTGTGACCAACTACCTCGCCTGTCACAGGAGTTGCACGGGATTCGGCCACCCGCCCCATGGCCCATACGGTCGTCGGAAAGCGTACGAGGCGGTGCCCGTCTACAGCGGCGCAATCTCCACCCGCCCCGAGAACCGGCTGCCCACCTGGGCCGCCAGCCACTCGACGCGGGCGGTGTCCTGATCGCCTCGGACATGAACGTGGACGGTGTGATCGGGGGACGGCTCGTCCTGGTAGAGGTCGCGGGAGTTCACCGAGAGGGTGAGGTAGGCGTACTTCTGCGTGATCAGGCCCAGGCCCGCCGTGGGGACCTCAGGCCAGCCGTTCAGGTCCCAGCGGACGGCCGCCGAGTCCGGGCCGAGAGCGGCGATGAGCGGCTCGGCCGAGGCCAAGGAATGATCCCAGTCGTGCACCGTGATCGGGACACAGGCAGCCGGGTCGTCGCCGGACTCGGACGATCCGTGCTCCTTTCCCGCCTGTGCCCACCAGCTGAGGTCGGGCAGCAGTTGGCGTATGCGGTCCGCGACGTCGGGTGAACGGATCGTGGCCTCGAAGTCCACCACCGCGCCCGCGAGATCCGCGATGTTCAGCAAGGTGCGCACCGCGCGCATCGCCTCGGCGAGATCCGCTGTGGTGAGGATCGCCGCTGCTCGGGAATTGCTCATCGCCTGACCCTAGGGACGCCCACCGGCCTCAGCAACGCGCCTACGCGGCCCGTTGTCCGCTTCTATCCGCTCGACGCCCCGCAGAACCACGCACCCTGCTGGGGCGGCGCGTCGTCGGGGTCGCCGGCGTCGGCAACGACCCGACCTGCAGGACGGGGAGCCCGAGGGCCGTTTCGTCGAGTACTGGACGTCGTACGGCTTCGGCGAGCTGGACCAGAGCGCCGAGACCCGTCGCGCGCTGCTGGAACGGCTCGTGCCACGGCTCGCGATCGCCGACCGGTGCACGCTCGACGGACGGTTCCTCCAGGTCGAGGGCGCACTGCACACGTACCGGATCCATCTGGGCTCCGGCAACATCCTGAGGTCCCCGAACGACCGCTATGTGTGCGTCGTTCCCAGGTCGACCGTCGCGGACGGGAACGGAACCACGCAGACCGGCTATCTCCCCTACGAGGGCGACCGTATGCTCGCAGTCATCCTCAGCAAGGCGATGCTGCTCGCCAAGGACACGGAGATCACGGACCCGACGATCGTCAGCCAGCTGTGAGGCGCCTGTGACGGCTGACGGCGAGGTGATGTGACTCCGCCCACACGCGGGAGTCGGTGGGTGCCCGGCCGAAGTAACAACTTCTCTCCGGGCCCTCCCCTCCTGCAATATGACGGACAGCCCATAGTGAGTTTTTCAGCCGCTCAAGCAAACAACACGCAGGAGTCAGTACCGTGACCGAGCAGCCTCAGCAGCCCGCTCAGCCCCCGCAGCCCCCGCAGCCCGGATACGGGTACCCGAACGCGGCCCCCGGCCAGCCGGGCGCCAACCCGTACGGGGCTCCGCAGGGCGGCTACCAGCAGCCGGGCGCGGGCCAGCCCGGCTACGGCTACCCCCAGCAGGGCGGCTACCCCCAGGGCGGCTACCAGGTGCCCCCGACGCCGGGCGGCGCGTACACGGGCGACCCCAACGCCCCGTACGGCTACGACCCGTACGGCCGCCCGTACTCCGACAAGTCGAAGATCGTCGCGGGCATCCTCTCGCTGTTCCTGGGCTCCTTCGGCGTCGGCCGCTTCTACATCGGTCACGTCGGTCTCGGCCTCGCGCAGCTGTTCACCTGCGGTGGCCTCGGCATCTGGGCGCTGGTCGACGGCATCATCCTGCTGACCAGCAGCAACACCACGGACTCCAACGGGCGTGTCCTGCGTGGCTGAGCGCGGCCTCAGCACCCTCCGGCATCCGGCGGCGGCCCCCCTCGCGGTGGCCGCCGCCGGGCTGGTGGGCGCCGCGTACCTGTACGGCACCAACCCGCACGAGCCCGGTCAGCTGCTGCCCCAGTGCCCGTTCCGCTATGTCACCGGGCTGCTCTGCCCCGCCTGCGGTGGCACCCGCATGGTGTACGACCTGCTGCACGGGCAGTTCGCCGCGGCCTGGCACGACAACCGGGTCCTGCTGCTCGCCGCGCCCTTCGCCCTCGTCCTGCTCGGACGCTGGTTCGTCGAGGGAGTGCGCGGCCGCCGCTGGCGCCCCGAACTCAAGCCCCGCACCCAGGCCTTGATCCTGGGCATCGCGGTGACGTGGACGATCGTCCGCAATCTGCACTGAGCGGTCACGGCCGAATCTGTCGTCCTTCCCCGCCTCGGCCCCCGTAAATCCCTTACGCCCGCTTTATGTTGCGCAGTTGTCGCAAGTTGGCTGGAATCGGATCACGGAATCGGAACGATCGCTCGAATCCCCTCCCGTCCGCCCCTTGTGTCTCACTAGGCTGCAACCGCTGCAGGGGGGATGACGGGGGATACGTCGTGCTCGATCGTTGGCCGGTATTTGTCGTGCCCGATCGCTGCCGGTTTCGTGCCGCGCCTTCTCTCCTGGGATCCCCCCGGAGCAATCCGCTTCGGTTATTCAGTCAGTACATCCAGGAGTTACTTCCATGACCGTCCCCACCCCTGACGCTCCCTTCGGCCACGACCCGCAGGGTCGCCCGTACTCCGACAAGTCGAAGATCGTCGCCGGTGTTCTGCAGCTCTTCCTCGGCACGCTCGGCATCGGTCGTTTCTACGTCGGTTCCGTCGGCGTGGGCGTCGCCCAGCTCCTCACCTGCGGTGGTCTGGGCTTCTGGTCCCTGATCGACGGCATCCTGTTCCTCACGAGCAACGACCGCACCGACGCGCAGGGCCGCGTCCTGCGCGGCTGATCGCGCTCGGGATCACCGCCGAGGTGATCGACCGAAGGGCCTCGTCCACCGCGGAGCTTTCCCCAAGGCTCCGCGCGGGGACGGGGCCCTCGTGCGTCGGCGGGCGCGGAGAAACACGGAAGGCCCGCGGGTGAACCCGCGGGCCTTCCGTCACAGCCTCCGGCGGCGGAGGCGGTGGGGGATCAGAAGCGGCGCGTGATGAGCGCCCGCTTCACCTCCTGGATCGCCTTGGTGACCTCGATACCGCGCGGGCAGGCGTCCGTGCAGTTGAACGTCGTACGGCAACGCCACACGCCGTCACGGTCGTTGAGGATCTCCAGCCGCTGCTCGCCGGCCTCGTCGCGCGAGTCGAAGATGAAGCGGTGGGCGTTGACGATCGCGGCCGGACCGAAGTACTGGCCGTCGTTCCAGAACACCGGGCACGAGGACGTGCACGCGGCGCAGAGGATGCACTTCGTGGTGTCGTCGAAGCGTTCGCGGTCCTCGGCGGTCTGGAACCGCTCACGCGTCGGCTCGTTGGTGTCCTTCGTGATCAGGAAGGGCATCACGTCCCGGTACGCCTGGAAGAACGGCTCCATGTCCACGACCAGGTCCTTGAGGACCGTGAGGCCCTTGATGGGCTCGATCGTGATCGGCTTCTCGGGGTTGATGTCCTTGATCAGCGTCTTGCAGGCCAGCCGGTTCTTGCCGTTGATCCGCATGGCGTCCGACCCGCAGATGCCGTGGGCGCAGGAACGGCGGAACGTCAGCGTGCCGTCCACGTCCCACTTGATCTTGTGCAGACCGTCGAGGACGCGCTCCTTGGGGTCGATCTCCAGCTGGAAGTCCTGCCAGCTGGCCTCGGCCGAGACCTCGGAGTTGAAGCGACGGACACGGAAGGTGACCGTGATGTACGGGGAGTCGGCGAAACCGGGCTCGGGGCTGCCTGCCGCGTCCGCCTTGTCCAGGGTCGGGGTTGCCATCAGTACTTACGCTCCATCGGCTGGTAGCGGGTCTGGACGACCGGCTTGTAGTCGAGGCGGACGGTCTCGGAGCCGTCGTCGCCGACCTCGCGGTACGCCATGGTGTGGCGCATGAAGTTGACGTCGTCGCGGTTGGGGTAGTCCTCGCGGTAGTGACCGCCGCGGGACTCCTTGCGGGCGAGCGCCGACACGGCCATGACCTCGGCCAGGTCGAGCAGGTTGCCCAGCTCGACGGCCTCCAGGAGGTCGGTGTTGAACCGGCGGCCCTTGTCCTGGATCGCGACGTTCTTGTAGCGCGCGCGCAGCTCGGCGATCTTCTCGACGGCCGTCTTGATCGTCTGCTCGGTGCGGAACACCATGACGTTGGCGTCCATGGTCTCCTGCAGCTCGCGCCGCAGCTCCGCCACGCGCTCGTTGCCCGTGGAGTTGCGCAGCCGCTCGATCTGCTCGACGACCAGGGACTCCGGGTTCTCCGGCAGCTCGACGAAGTCCGCCTTCTGGGCGTACTCGGCGGCCGCGATGCCTGCCCGGCGCCCGAACACGTTGATGTCGAGCAGCGAGTTGGTGCCCAGACGGTTGGCGCCGTGCACGGAGACGCAGGCGACCTCGCCGGCGGCGTACAGCCCGGGGACGACGGTGGTGTTGTCGCTGAGGACCTCACCCTCGACGTTGGTCGGGATGCCGCCCATGGCGTAGTGCGCGGTCGGCTGGATCGGGATCGGGTCCGTGTAGGGCTCGATACCGAGGTAGGTGCGCGCGAACTCGGTGATGTCGGGGAGCTTGGCGTCGAGCTGCTCCGGCGGGAGGTGCGTGAGGTCGAGGTAGACGTGGTCGCCCTCGGGACCGCAGCCGCGGCCCTCACGGATCTCCGTGTAGATGGAGCGGGACACGACGTCACGGGACGCGAGGTCCTTCATGACCGGCGCGTACTTCTCCATGAAGCGCTCGCCGTCCTTGTTGCGGAGGATGCCGCCCTCACCGCGGGCGCCCTCCGTCAGCAGGATGCCCATGCGCCAGATGCCGGTCGGGTGGAACTGGAAGAACTCCATGTCCTCCAGCGGCAGCCCGCGGCGGTACACGGCGGCCTGACCGTCACCGGTCAGCGTGTGCGCGTTGGACGTCACCTTGAAGAACTTGCCGCAGCCGCCGGACGCGTAGATCACGGCCTTCGCCTGGAAGACGTGGATCTCGCCGGTCGCCAGCTCGTACGCCACGACACCGGCCGACTTCTTGACGCCGTCGACCTCGGTGATCAGCTGGTCCAGGACGTAGAACTCGTTGAAGAACTCCACGCCGTGCTTGACGCAGTTCTGGTAGAGCGTCTGGAGGATCATGTGGCCGGTGCGGTCGGCCGCGTAGCAGGAGCGGCGGACCGGGGCCTCGCCGTGGTTCCGGCTGTGACCGCCGAAGCGGCGCTGGTCGATCGTCCCGTCGGGCGTCCGGTTGAACGGCAGGCCCATCTTCTCCAGGTCGAGGACGGAGTCGATGGCCTCCTTCGCCAGGATCTCGGCGGCGTCCTGGTCGACCAGGTAGTCACCGCCCTTGACCGTGTCGAAGGTGTGCCACTCCCAGTTGTCCTCCTCCACGTTGGCGAGCGCGGCGGCCATGCCGCCCTGCGCGGCGCCCGTGTGGGAGCGGGTGGGGTAGAGCTTGGTCAGCACGGCGGTGCGGCTGCGCTGCGTGGACTCGATGGCCGCGCGCATACCGGCGCCGCCGGCGCCGACGATGACGGTGTCGTACTTGTGGATCTTCATGATCGGTTGCCTCAGCCCCGTGCCTAGCGGATGTTCGGGTCGAAGGTGAAGATCACCAGCGTGCCCAGCAGGATGGTGAACACCGTGGCGGTGTAGAGCAGGCCCTTGAGCCACAGCCGGGTGTTCGCGCGCTCCGCGTAGTCGTTGATGACGGTACGCAGGCCGTTCGCGCCGTGCAGCATGGCGAGCCACAGCATCAGCAGGTCCCAGACCTGCCAGAACGGGGAGGCCCAGCGGCCCGCGACGAACGCGAAGCCGATCTTGGAGACGCCGCCGTCGAGGACGAGCTGGATGACCAGGTGGCCGATGACCAGGACGACCAGGACGATGCCGGACAGACGCATGAAGAGCCACGCGACCATCTCGAAGTTGCCGCGGGTCGACTTCGGGGTCTTCTTGGTGCGCTTGCGGGGCGGCTCGATGAAGGGGGCCGGGTTGTCGGGGCTGTAGCCCGACAGCTCCCCGGCGCCCTCTACGGGGCCGATGCCGGACGCGGTGGTTTCAGTGGCGGACATCTGCCTCAGCTCCCGAAGACTTCACGGACGGCGTGGCCGAGGACGGGGTACAGGGCCCCGATCATCAGCACGAGCCAGATGCCGACGACGGACCAGAGCATCGTCTTCTGGTGACGGGGGCCGTTGGACCAGAAGTCGACGGCGATGACCCGAAGACCGTTGAGCGCGTGGAAGAGGACGGCGGCGACGAGGCCGTACTCCAGCAGCGCGACGATCGGCGTCTTGTACGTGGCCACGACCTTGTCGTAGGCGTCGGGGGAGACACGGACGAGAGCGGTGTCCAGCACGTGTACGAACAGGAAGAAGAAGATGAGGACGCCGGTGACTCGATGAGCCACCCAGGACCACATTCCTTCCCGGCCGCGGTACAGCGTTCCAGCCGGCACGGAAGAACCCTCCGGGAGCGGGGATTGGGGCCGGCCGGCTTGCTTGTCGGTCTGACCCGGCCGGGTACGGTCCACCGGCCCCGGCCATGGTAGCGACGTCGTTGCACTTGGCTTAAGCCGGGAGGGTTGGTGTGATCAAACTGGCATACAAAGGTGCACGTAAGGGTTAGTAGCGGGCGGCATCCGGGCTGGGGGTGCTGGTGGGATGCCGGGTGCGGGTTCGGTGGGGGCCGGTCGCGCAGTTCCCCGCGCCCCTGAGGTGAGCCCGGTTCCCCGCGTCCTCGGCAGGGACCCCGGCTCGCGCGTCCCCGGGGGAGGCCGGTCAAGGGACTCGGCAGGTGCGGGTGCGGGTCAGGTGGGTGGTCAGGCGGGTTCTTGCCAGGCGGCGTAGTTCCTCGGCGACCACCACGCGCTCTTCCTCCGGGTCGTTCGAGAGGCGGGAGCGGATGCCCTCCAGGGTGCGGTCGAGGAGTTCGTCGGGGTGGGCGGTGTCCAGGGCGATGACGAAGACGTGGCCGAAGCGGGCCTCGTACGCGGCGTGCGCGGCGTCGAGGGCGGTGTGGGCGACGCCGTAGGTGTCGTCGGGGAGGACGGGGAGGGTCTCCCCGGCCAGCGCCTCGGCCAGGTCGGACGCCGTGAGGTCGTACGCGGCCTCGTCGGACGCCGCGAGGAGGGCGTCCAGGTCGGGATAGGGCCGGTGGTCGGTGAGGCGGTGCGCCCAGCGGAGGCTGCGCAGGCAGGCGAGGAGGGTCTGCCGGGCGGCCTCGACGGGGGCGTGGTTGAACCGCTCCAGGGCCGAGGGGCCGGGAGTGGGGGCCTGCTCCGGGACGGCGACCTGGCCGGGGAGGTGCGGAAGACGGTGCGGAGGCAGCGTGGGTCCTCGGCGGTGCGTAGGGGTCGGCTGGGCAGGCTGTGCGAAAGGTGCCACCACGTTATCGAGGCGGTTCATGGGCTGTCCGTTCGATGCCCGAAATTCACCCGGACGGGAGAGTTTCGGAACCTGTGGTGGACGGTTCGGGTGGTCGGACGTCGTAGGTTCGAGAAGGGGGCTCGGCGGAGAGCCGGGAGTGGGACCGGGGAACAGCGCGTGGCGAGAGGTGTGTGAGATGGCGTGGACGGTGAGCG
This genomic stretch from Streptomyces deccanensis harbors:
- a CDS encoding LamG domain-containing protein, with the protein product MNALRKAAAVLSAAAAILIAIPPTASATPAPHQTYDGTLVRENFNRLPLGPVTRGRGWTTDTSNGTLTVEPSADGRGRELSIRTEGNGRAFFVLSDLAPPGNSFWARMRLRVAEFPTAPDWAHWTLAEASGPDSPTLVRPIGGQYAPTDKGNFWGVGSDLGPTGDWTDWRTSAPAVSGKWQCVEFHLDATDNRVTVYLDGVAQSDLTVSTQQHGGTADDFVFPTFDKLKLGWQLYQANPSPSSYDVRLDDIALSTRRVGGCGG
- a CDS encoding TM2 domain-containing protein, with the translated sequence MTEQPQQPAQPPQPPQPGYGYPNAAPGQPGANPYGAPQGGYQQPGAGQPGYGYPQQGGYPQGGYQVPPTPGGAYTGDPNAPYGYDPYGRPYSDKSKIVAGILSLFLGSFGVGRFYIGHVGLGLAQLFTCGGLGIWALVDGIILLTSSNTTDSNGRVLRG
- a CDS encoding DUF2752 domain-containing protein, whose protein sequence is MAERGLSTLRHPAAAPLAVAAAGLVGAAYLYGTNPHEPGQLLPQCPFRYVTGLLCPACGGTRMVYDLLHGQFAAAWHDNRVLLLAAPFALVLLGRWFVEGVRGRRWRPELKPRTQALILGIAVTWTIVRNLH
- a CDS encoding TM2 domain-containing protein, which encodes MTVPTPDAPFGHDPQGRPYSDKSKIVAGVLQLFLGTLGIGRFYVGSVGVGVAQLLTCGGLGFWSLIDGILFLTSNDRTDAQGRVLRG
- a CDS encoding succinate dehydrogenase iron-sulfur subunit, whose translation is MATPTLDKADAAGSPEPGFADSPYITVTFRVRRFNSEVSAEASWQDFQLEIDPKERVLDGLHKIKWDVDGTLTFRRSCAHGICGSDAMRINGKNRLACKTLIKDINPEKPITIEPIKGLTVLKDLVVDMEPFFQAYRDVMPFLITKDTNEPTRERFQTAEDRERFDDTTKCILCAACTSSCPVFWNDGQYFGPAAIVNAHRFIFDSRDEAGEQRLEILNDRDGVWRCRTTFNCTDACPRGIEVTKAIQEVKRALITRRF
- the sdhA gene encoding succinate dehydrogenase flavoprotein subunit; this encodes MKIHKYDTVIVGAGGAGMRAAIESTQRSRTAVLTKLYPTRSHTGAAQGGMAAALANVEEDNWEWHTFDTVKGGDYLVDQDAAEILAKEAIDSVLDLEKMGLPFNRTPDGTIDQRRFGGHSRNHGEAPVRRSCYAADRTGHMILQTLYQNCVKHGVEFFNEFYVLDQLITEVDGVKKSAGVVAYELATGEIHVFQAKAVIYASGGCGKFFKVTSNAHTLTGDGQAAVYRRGLPLEDMEFFQFHPTGIWRMGILLTEGARGEGGILRNKDGERFMEKYAPVMKDLASRDVVSRSIYTEIREGRGCGPEGDHVYLDLTHLPPEQLDAKLPDITEFARTYLGIEPYTDPIPIQPTAHYAMGGIPTNVEGEVLSDNTTVVPGLYAAGEVACVSVHGANRLGTNSLLDINVFGRRAGIAAAEYAQKADFVELPENPESLVVEQIERLRNSTGNERVAELRRELQETMDANVMVFRTEQTIKTAVEKIAELRARYKNVAIQDKGRRFNTDLLEAVELGNLLDLAEVMAVSALARKESRGGHYREDYPNRDDVNFMRHTMAYREVGDDGSETVRLDYKPVVQTRYQPMERKY
- a CDS encoding succinate dehydrogenase hydrophobic membrane anchor subunit produces the protein MSATETTASGIGPVEGAGELSGYSPDNPAPFIEPPRKRTKKTPKSTRGNFEMVAWLFMRLSGIVLVVLVIGHLVIQLVLDGGVSKIGFAFVAGRWASPFWQVWDLLMLWLAMLHGANGLRTVINDYAERANTRLWLKGLLYTATVFTILLGTLVIFTFDPNIR
- the sdhC gene encoding succinate dehydrogenase, cytochrome b556 subunit, translating into MPAGTLYRGREGMWSWVAHRVTGVLIFFFLFVHVLDTALVRVSPDAYDKVVATYKTPIVALLEYGLVAAVLFHALNGLRVIAVDFWSNGPRHQKTMLWSVVGIWLVLMIGALYPVLGHAVREVFGS
- a CDS encoding 2-oxo-4-hydroxy-4-carboxy-5-ureidoimidazoline decarboxylase; its protein translation is MNRLDNVVAPFAQPAQPTPTHRRGPTLPPHRLPHLPGQVAVPEQAPTPGPSALERFNHAPVEAARQTLLACLRSLRWAHRLTDHRPYPDLDALLAASDEAAYDLTASDLAEALAGETLPVLPDDTYGVAHTALDAAHAAYEARFGHVFVIALDTAHPDELLDRTLEGIRSRLSNDPEEERVVVAEELRRLARTRLTTHLTRTRTCRVP